The following are encoded together in the Desulfovibrio legallii genome:
- a CDS encoding glutamine amidotransferase, protein MKRCVAVQHVAFESLGAFVAPLEQAGYAISYVQAGVMPLGPEIWHEADLAVVLGGPIGVNEKDRYPFLGAEQALVEARLASGRPLLGVCLGAQLMAAALGAAVYPGPAKEIGWGGVDLTPAGMSGPLAELAGAPVLHWHGDTFDLPRGSALLASSRLTPHQAFRPGKGQLALQFHAEMDPAMMETWLIGHCCELAAAGLDPRTIRGDAQSLGAAVRTAGLAFFRRWLAEEVLG, encoded by the coding sequence TTTGAATCTCTGGGCGCTTTTGTGGCCCCGCTGGAACAGGCGGGCTACGCCATAAGCTATGTGCAGGCCGGGGTGATGCCCCTTGGCCCGGAAATCTGGCACGAGGCGGACCTGGCCGTGGTGCTGGGCGGTCCCATAGGCGTGAATGAAAAGGACCGCTACCCCTTCCTGGGCGCAGAACAGGCCTTGGTGGAGGCGCGTCTGGCTTCGGGCCGCCCCCTGCTGGGCGTCTGCCTGGGCGCGCAGCTTATGGCCGCAGCCCTGGGCGCGGCCGTGTACCCCGGCCCGGCCAAAGAAATAGGCTGGGGCGGCGTGGACCTGACCCCGGCGGGCATGAGCGGGCCCCTGGCTGAACTGGCGGGCGCGCCGGTGCTGCACTGGCACGGCGATACTTTTGACCTGCCCCGGGGCAGCGCCCTGCTGGCCTCCAGTCGGCTCACGCCGCACCAGGCCTTCCGGCCCGGGAAGGGGCAACTGGCCCTACAGTTTCATGCGGAAATGGACCCGGCCATGATGGAAACATGGCTCATCGGCCATTGCTGCGAACTGGCCGCCGCCGGGCTGGACCCCCGTACCATCCGGGGGGACGCCCAAAGCCTGGGCGCGGCCGTCCGCACCGCAGGCCTGGCCTTCTTCCGTCGCTGGCTGGCCGAAGAAGTGCTGGGGTAG
- a CDS encoding ferrous iron transport protein A, whose amino-acid sequence MLTTLAAAPVGMPLVIERIVGPEFAARLQRLGLYEGVSLTRLDDSVAVGPAKIRGPHGEVTLGGGMAARVVIHLDNDRRQPLLECSPGDSGHVEGITGHRGVEETLATLGIKEDDRITFLRRLPPMLYKTVVDDTTTIQINEGLAAKIFGDTPLGPAQFCSVGVGEEFTVRKILGGAHAGESLELSGVRVGSRLNLVQVSAAQVMSFAHHTPVVCSTRDGLRLYFHAKDAEGIHVSA is encoded by the coding sequence ATGCTGACAACGCTTGCCGCCGCTCCTGTGGGCATGCCGCTGGTTATTGAGCGCATTGTGGGGCCAGAGTTTGCGGCCCGCCTGCAGCGCCTGGGCCTTTATGAAGGCGTGTCTCTGACGCGCCTGGACGACAGTGTGGCCGTGGGCCCCGCAAAAATTCGCGGCCCGCACGGGGAAGTGACCCTGGGCGGCGGCATGGCGGCACGGGTCGTCATCCACCTGGACAACGACCGCCGCCAGCCTCTGCTGGAGTGCAGCCCTGGCGACAGCGGCCATGTGGAGGGCATTACCGGTCACCGTGGAGTTGAAGAAACCCTGGCTACCCTGGGCATCAAGGAGGATGACCGCATCACCTTTTTGCGGCGGCTGCCCCCCATGCTGTACAAGACCGTGGTGGATGACACGACCACCATTCAGATCAACGAGGGCCTGGCTGCAAAAATCTTTGGCGATACGCCCTTGGGCCCGGCCCAGTTCTGCTCTGTGGGCGTGGGCGAGGAGTTTACCGTGCGCAAGATTCTGGGGGGCGCGCACGCCGGCGAGAGCCTGGAGCTTTCGGGCGTTCGTGTGGGCAGCAGGCTGAACCTGGTGCAGGTCTCCGCTGCGCAGGTCATGAGCTTTGCGCACCACACGCCTGTGGTCTGTTCCACGCGGGACGGGCTGCGCCTGTACTTTCACGCCAAGGACGCCGAGGGCATCCACGTTTCCGCGTGA
- a CDS encoding heavy metal translocating P-type ATPase, with protein MKQARAFPEPGARVGHFRVAHTLPRRVRLKSPLLADPAFDAVYFQALLESLGGVTEARVNAAGRSLVVAYDGQPATWEKIAFNLKHMPEEAFPADHDAEQTVSGAAVTAKALLTLVSQALPPPATAALGWGMAVGDIIKGIESLISRGITVETLDAAAISLALLRGNYFTAGTITTMLALGQYLEGQSEQRSTALLKGLMRPGGDSVWVVRDGVEQQLPVEKVQLGDKAVCGAGELIPIDGVVAEGEASVNQSSISGESVPVHIRPGDPVISGSIIEEGRLIITVERVGAETSMARIGRFIDQSLRGKSKTQTKSAALADKLVPITLGLSGLMLLVTHDVRRATSVLTVDFSCAVKLASPVAVRSGMYAAGKAGVLLKGAAALDALYDVDTVVFDKTGTLTTGVIAVTDILPQKGYDAAEVLALAAGAEEHYDHPVARAVVREAQNRRIALPPISRVDFIVAHGVAASIGGKHVLVGSHHFVAEDEGVACAQVEAAAAKLRRQGKSLLYVAREGLLVGLIALRDEARPEAAAALTALKASGVSRIVVLTGDHKDTGLALRRQLPQIDELHSELKPEDKAAVIARLKQEGRVLAFVGDGVNDAPALVTAHVGVCMPKGADLAREAAQVLLLQEDLHTLVVAREAAVRTIRIIRQTFGATIGCNSLIMLMATAGMPPVVTALLHNASTIGILGYAAMAASRPLDIKESAKEAVAVPSKEKLC; from the coding sequence ATGAAGCAAGCCCGGGCTTTTCCAGAGCCGGGGGCACGGGTGGGCCACTTTCGGGTGGCCCACACCCTGCCCCGGAGAGTGCGGCTGAAGTCGCCCCTGCTGGCCGACCCCGCCTTTGACGCCGTCTACTTTCAGGCGCTGCTGGAATCGCTGGGCGGCGTGACCGAAGCGCGCGTCAACGCCGCCGGGCGCAGCCTGGTGGTCGCGTACGATGGCCAACCGGCCACATGGGAAAAAATCGCCTTCAACCTCAAACACATGCCTGAGGAGGCCTTCCCCGCGGACCACGACGCCGAGCAGACGGTGAGCGGTGCAGCGGTGACGGCCAAAGCCCTGCTCACGCTCGTTTCCCAGGCCCTGCCCCCCCCTGCCACGGCAGCCCTGGGCTGGGGCATGGCCGTCGGGGACATCATCAAAGGCATAGAAAGTCTTATTTCCCGCGGCATTACTGTGGAGACTCTTGACGCTGCGGCCATAAGCCTGGCCCTGCTGCGGGGCAACTACTTCACTGCCGGCACCATCACCACCATGCTGGCCCTGGGGCAGTATCTGGAAGGCCAGAGCGAACAACGCTCTACCGCACTTTTGAAAGGCCTGATGCGCCCCGGCGGCGACAGCGTCTGGGTAGTGCGCGACGGAGTGGAACAGCAACTGCCCGTGGAAAAAGTGCAGCTGGGGGACAAGGCCGTCTGCGGCGCGGGCGAACTCATTCCCATCGACGGCGTGGTAGCCGAGGGCGAAGCCTCCGTAAACCAGAGCTCCATTTCCGGAGAATCCGTGCCCGTACACATCCGCCCCGGCGATCCGGTCATTTCCGGTTCGATCATTGAAGAAGGACGGCTCATCATCACGGTGGAACGGGTAGGGGCAGAAACCTCCATGGCGCGCATCGGCCGCTTTATCGACCAGTCGCTGCGCGGCAAATCCAAAACTCAGACCAAGAGCGCCGCCCTGGCCGACAAGCTGGTGCCCATAACCCTGGGCCTCAGCGGCCTCATGCTGCTGGTCACCCATGACGTAAGGCGCGCCACCTCAGTACTGACCGTAGACTTTTCCTGCGCGGTCAAGCTGGCCAGTCCCGTGGCCGTGCGCTCCGGCATGTACGCTGCGGGCAAGGCCGGCGTGCTGCTTAAAGGCGCGGCGGCGCTGGACGCCTTGTACGACGTGGATACCGTCGTCTTTGACAAAACAGGCACCCTGACCACAGGCGTCATCGCCGTCACCGACATTTTGCCCCAGAAAGGTTATGACGCGGCAGAAGTGCTGGCCCTTGCCGCCGGCGCGGAAGAGCATTACGACCACCCCGTGGCCAGGGCCGTGGTGCGCGAAGCCCAAAACCGTCGCATAGCCCTGCCGCCCATCAGCCGGGTGGACTTTATCGTGGCCCACGGCGTGGCGGCCTCCATTGGCGGCAAACATGTGCTGGTGGGCAGCCACCATTTTGTGGCCGAGGACGAAGGCGTGGCCTGCGCCCAAGTGGAAGCGGCCGCCGCCAAACTGCGCCGACAGGGCAAATCCTTGCTCTATGTGGCCAGGGAGGGCCTGCTGGTGGGGCTCATAGCCCTGCGCGACGAAGCGCGTCCAGAGGCCGCAGCGGCGCTCACGGCGCTTAAGGCTTCGGGCGTCAGCCGCATTGTGGTGCTCACGGGCGACCATAAGGATACGGGGCTGGCCCTGCGCCGCCAGTTGCCCCAAATCGACGAGCTGCACAGCGAGCTGAAGCCCGAAGACAAAGCCGCGGTCATTGCCCGGCTGAAGCAAGAGGGGCGCGTCCTGGCCTTTGTGGGCGACGGCGTAAACGACGCCCCCGCGCTGGTCACCGCCCATGTGGGCGTATGCATGCCCAAGGGGGCGGACCTGGCCCGCGAGGCGGCGCAGGTGCTGTTGTTGCAGGAAGACCTGCACACGCTGGTCGTGGCGCGCGAGGCGGCTGTCCGCACCATCAGAATCATCCGGCAGACTTTCGGGGCCACCATTGGCTGCAACTCGCTGATCATGCTCATGGCCACCGCCGGCATGCCGCCCGTGGTCACCGCGCTCTTGCACAACGCCTCGACCATCGGCATTCTGGGCTATGCGGCCATGGCAGCCTCCCGCCCCCTGGACATCAAAGAATCCGCCAAAGAAGCCGTCGCTGTTCCCAGTAAGGAGAAACTATGCTGA
- a CDS encoding YtxH domain-containing protein, with product MSTFTQYPNYPYAXGSGQYAQTAPTGYPTPQAYAPVPQTSWTQGWLAFNDPGYIKGLLLGAAATYLLTNPKVQRAVVKGAVALWSSVQGSVEEVKEQIEDIKAEMSMKADANTK from the coding sequence ATGTCTACATTTACGCAGTATCCCAACTATCCCTATGCGAMAGGCAGCGGGCAGTACGCACAGACCGCCCCTACCGGCTACCCCACGCCACAGGCCTACGCGCCCGTTCCACAGACCTCCTGGACACAAGGCTGGCTGGCCTTCAACGACCCCGGCTACATCAAGGGGCTGCTGCTTGGCGCGGCCGCCACCTACCTGCTGACCAACCCCAAGGTGCAGCGCGCCGTAGTCAAGGGCGCAGTGGCCCTGTGGTCCTCGGTGCAGGGCAGCGTTGAAGAGGTAAAGGAGCAGATTGAGGACATCAAGGCCGAGATGAGCATGAAAGCCGATGCCAATACCAAATAA
- a CDS encoding magnetosome protein MamC: protein MYPSYQYNQQYPLQQRLTNLPVGAIATMGMVGAMLGGVVTAARDMRALKAGEKTRGEVAGTVVKEAVGTGLATAVGTAAAGAFFRSGPLALATMAAVGIGTKYLYDGLTNAACEAKATAPASTKPAAKKA from the coding sequence ATGTATCCCTCCTATCAGTACAATCAGCAATATCCCCTGCAGCAAAGACTGACCAACCTCCCGGTGGGGGCCATCGCCACCATGGGCATGGTGGGCGCCATGTTGGGCGGCGTCGTGACTGCAGCCCGCGATATGCGGGCTCTCAAAGCCGGAGAAAAAACCCGGGGCGAAGTCGCGGGCACGGTGGTTAAAGAAGCCGTAGGCACAGGCCTGGCCACCGCCGTGGGCACGGCCGCGGCCGGCGCATTTTTCCGCAGCGGTCCGCTGGCCTTGGCCACCATGGCCGCTGTGGGCATAGGCACAAAATATCTTTACGACGGGCTGACCAATGCTGCCTGCGAGGCAAAAGCCACCGCCCCGGCGTCAACCAAGCCCGCCGCCAAAAAAGCCTGA
- a CDS encoding heavy metal translocating P-type ATPase, with product MGNNAASVKVFLRHAMEGRLRLRVTPPSQAQKVGEVCRSLAGVQSVRVNPACAAVVLTYQPAQTSAEAILQALAAPRQPDSRAPAPRASCCACAAPQPAGTGVRGQLARFLTLTGVMAYVFVRKVLLKTAVAETALSPLGVISLLAAVPVVRQSLRHMREKRFTLEGFLAAGCAAATFSGQALTALEILWIQSGAETLKAWVSERSRKSISAILDLTAKNTFILAGDVEVEVPVTAVKPRDIVVLHTGEKISVDGCVVSGEALLDDSPITGRAEAAHVHEGDKVFAGAYVRQGIIHVRAQCVGDRTYLARIMRQVEDSLDTKAPIESVADGLARSMVRLGLAATGLTLLITGSAWRAFTVMLVMACPCATVLSAQTAVSAAIAAAAKRGILIKGGRYLEDVGKADTVCFDKTGTLTSNQPRIERILNFSAHDETELLRWAYSAEMHNHHPLALAIRNAAVAREIDPISHAVCEFTLGKGVRAVINGNEIRLGNKKYFAENGINTDVRTGEVAGLIERGLTVIFLAKNTELLAALAFSNELRPDAAATVAALTAGGVSTLALVTGDTEKTARDLCRVLGIDQCYHSILPEQKGEIVTRLQRDGHKVIMVGDGINDALALAEADIGIAMSASGADVAIEAADIALVRDDLADIIYVRRLSRQALSIARQNFWIATSTNLGGALAGALGVLSPVAAGLIHIVHTLGVLANSSRPLLLHPAPAASVPAATTAPTAKESAKA from the coding sequence ATGGGAAACAACGCCGCTTCTGTCAAAGTTTTTTTGCGACACGCCATGGAAGGTCGCCTGCGTCTGCGCGTAACCCCGCCCTCGCAGGCGCAGAAGGTGGGAGAAGTATGCAGGTCCTTGGCTGGGGTGCAGTCTGTGCGCGTCAACCCTGCCTGCGCCGCCGTAGTGTTGACCTACCAGCCTGCGCAGACCAGTGCCGAAGCCATTTTGCAGGCCCTTGCCGCACCGCGGCAGCCGGATAGTCGGGCCCCGGCTCCGCGCGCGAGCTGCTGCGCCTGCGCTGCGCCCCAGCCTGCGGGAACAGGTGTGCGCGGACAGTTGGCGCGATTTCTTACGCTTACCGGCGTCATGGCCTATGTCTTTGTGCGTAAGGTGCTGCTGAAAACCGCCGTGGCCGAAACCGCCCTGTCCCCTCTGGGCGTCATTTCTCTGCTGGCCGCCGTGCCGGTTGTGCGCCAATCGTTGCGCCACATGCGGGAAAAGCGTTTTACACTGGAAGGCTTCCTGGCGGCTGGCTGCGCCGCGGCCACGTTTTCCGGTCAGGCCCTCACCGCCCTGGAAATCCTGTGGATCCAAAGTGGCGCAGAAACCCTMAAAGCCTGGGTTTCGGAACGCTCCCGCAAGTCCATTTCCGCCATTCTGGACCTCACCGCCAAAAACACCTTTATTCTGGCGGGAGATGTGGAAGTGGAAGTGCCCGTCACCGCCGTCAAACCGCGCGACATCGTGGTGCTGCATACGGGGGAAAAGATTTCCGTGGACGGCTGCGTGGTCTCCGGCGAAGCGCTGCTGGACGATTCGCCCATTACGGGCCGGGCGGAAGCGGCCCATGTGCATGAGGGCGACAAGGTCTTTGCGGGCGCCTACGTGCGCCAGGGCATCATTCATGTGCGCGCCCAGTGCGTAGGCGACCGGACCTACCTGGCCCGCATCATGCGCCAGGTGGAAGACTCGCTGGACACCAAAGCCCCCATAGAATCCGTGGCCGACGGCCTGGCCCGCTCCATGGTGCGCCTGGGTCTGGCCGCCACCGGCCTTACCCTGCTGATCACCGGCAGCGCATGGCGGGCTTTTACGGTCATGCTCGTCATGGCCTGCCCCTGCGCCACGGTGCTTTCGGCCCAGACGGCCGTTTCCGCTGCCATTGCCGCCGCCGCCAAAAGGGGCATTCTCATCAAGGGCGGACGCTATCTTGAAGACGTGGGCAAGGCGGACACAGTCTGCTTTGACAAAACCGGCACGCTCACCAGTAACCAGCCCCGCATTGAACGCATTCTCAATTTTTCCGCTCATGACGAAACGGAGCTGCTGCGCTGGGCCTACTCGGCGGAGATGCACAACCACCACCCTTTGGCCCTGGCCATCCGCAACGCGGCCGTGGCCCGGGAAATCGACCCAATCTCTCACGCCGTGTGCGAATTCACCCTGGGCAAAGGCGTGCGCGCTGTGATCAACGGGAACGAAATCCGGCTAGGGAACAAAAAATATTTTGCCGAAAACGGCATCAACACCGATGTACGCACCGGGGAAGTGGCCGGGCTCATTGAACGCGGGCTGACCGTCATCTTCCTGGCAAAGAATACAGAGCTCCTGGCTGCCCTGGCTTTTTCCAACGAGCTGCGGCCCGACGCCGCCGCCACAGTGGCCGCACTTACGGCCGGCGGCGTGAGCACTCTGGCGCTGGTTACCGGCGATACGGAAAAAACCGCCCGCGACCTCTGCCGCGTTCTCGGCATCGACCAGTGCTACCACTCCATTCTGCCCGAACAGAAGGGCGAAATCGTCACCCGCCTACAACGCGACGGGCACAAAGTCATTATGGTGGGCGACGGCATCAACGACGCTCTGGCCCTGGCCGAAGCCGACATCGGCATTGCCATGAGCGCCAGCGGCGCCGATGTGGCTATTGAAGCGGCAGACATAGCACTGGTGCGGGACGATCTGGCTGACATCATCTACGTGCGCCGCCTGAGTCGCCAGGCCCTCAGCATCGCCCGGCAAAACTTCTGGATAGCCACATCCACCAATCTGGGCGGGGCCCTGGCGGGGGCGCTGGGCGTGCTCTCTCCCGTGGCTGCGGGGCTCATCCATATTGTCCACACCCTGGGCGTGCTGGCCAATTCCTCACGCCCGCTGCTGCTCCACCCCGCACCTGCGGCGTCTGTGCCCGCCGCAACGACCGCCCCCACAGCAAAGGAATCAGCCAAAGCATGA
- a CDS encoding type II toxin-antitoxin system HicA family toxin, with translation MKGKHAATPTQIFARPVPSGIRWADIEALFIALGAEISEREGSRVSVFLFGEVKVFHRPHPAPTTDKGAVASIKRWLEAHGVEP, from the coding sequence ATGAAGGGCAAACATGCAGCCACCCCCACGCAAATTTTTGCACGGCCAGTTCCCAGCGGCATCCGGTGGGCAGACATTGAAGCGCTGTTTATTGCGCTTGGGGCAGAAATTAGCGAGAGAGAAGGCTCAAGGGTAAGCGTGTTTTTGTTCGGCGAGGTCAAAGTTTTTCACCGCCCACACCCTGCGCCAACTACAGACAAAGGGGCGGTTGCCAGCATCAAGCGCTGGCTGGAAGCACACGGAGTAGAACCATGA
- a CDS encoding type II toxin-antitoxin system HicB family antitoxin: protein MKNVMNFEGYKAVIAYDPEIEMFRGEFVGLSGGADFYATDLSGLRHEGAESLRVFLDECAKHGVEPQKQSRGNFALRLDPEVYHRASIAAAAEGKSLNAFIADTVKQAVAQQ, encoded by the coding sequence ATGAAGAACGTAATGAACTTTGAAGGCTATAAGGCTGTTATTGCCTATGACCCGGAGATAGAGATGTTTCGCGGTGAATTTGTGGGCCTGAGCGGTGGCGCGGATTTTTATGCAACTGACCTCTCCGGCCTGCGCCATGAGGGTGCTGAATCCTTGCGCGTCTTTCTTGACGAGTGCGCCAAGCATGGCGTTGAGCCACAAAAACAGAGCCGGGGGAACTTTGCTCTGCGTCTTGACCCCGAAGTATACCACCGGGCCAGCATCGCAGCTGCGGCAGAGGGCAAGTCTTTGAACGCCTTTATTGCCGACACGGTAAAGCAGGCCGTTGCGCAGCAATAA
- a CDS encoding ACT domain-containing protein: protein MMTEQLSVFLENRAGRLAEVTHALAEAGVNIRALSLADTSDFGILRMIVCDHEKAQAVLKAKGFTLGRTSVVAVEVPDTPGGLDSVLQLVSTHGINVEYMYAFVHRAAESAVMIFRFDNVEQAITVLQANNFTILPAAQLCAQ from the coding sequence ATGATGACCGAACAGCTTTCCGTATTTTTGGAAAACAGGGCGGGACGCCTTGCCGAAGTTACGCATGCACTGGCGGAAGCGGGGGTCAACATCCGCGCGCTTTCCCTGGCAGACACCTCGGATTTCGGCATCCTGCGCATGATTGTCTGCGACCACGAAAAAGCCCAGGCCGTGCTCAAGGCCAAGGGCTTTACTCTGGGCCGCACCAGCGTGGTGGCCGTGGAAGTGCCGGATACGCCGGGCGGCCTGGATTCCGTCCTGCAGCTGGTTTCCACCCACGGCATTAATGTGGAATACATGTACGCTTTTGTGCACCGCGCAGCTGAAAGCGCCGTCATGATCTTCCGCTTTGACAATGTGGAACAGGCCATCACCGTGCTGCAAGCCAACAACTTTACCATCTTGCCCGCCGCGCAGCTCTGCGCTCAGTAA
- a CDS encoding twin-arginine translocase TatA/TatE family subunit gives MFGIGMQELLLILVVVLLIFGANKLPEIGGGLGRAIRNFRRASSEPDEIDITPKDKKTSSNNDDNTSHKA, from the coding sequence ATGTTCGGCATTGGCATGCAAGAATTGTTGCTCATTCTGGTGGTCGTGCTGTTGATCTTCGGCGCCAACAAACTGCCGGAAATCGGCGGCGGGCTGGGTCGGGCCATCCGCAACTTCCGCCGTGCCTCGTCGGAGCCGGACGAAATCGACATCACTCCCAAGGACAAAAAAACGTCCAGTAACAACGACGACAACACCAGCCACAAAGCCTGA
- the rho gene encoding transcription termination factor Rho — MRKKKTSSTLLSDSALSLTDLKTRSMQELMDLAEQYEIENASSMRKQELIFALLSTCASQNGTIYGDGVLEILPDGFGFLRSPLCSYMPGPDDIYVSPSQIRRFSLRKGDIVSGQIRPPKEGERYFALLKVTEIGFEPPEHAKNLVLFDNLTPIYPDHQLVMENGEKNLSNRVIDLMAPIGRGQRGLIVAPPRTGKTILLQSLANAINANSPEVYLIVLLIDERPEEVTDMERTVQKAEVISSTFDEPPQRHVQVCEMVLEKAKRLVERKRDVVILLDSITRLGRAYNAVTPSSGRVLSGGLDANALQRPKRFFGAARNIEEGGSLTIIATALIDTGSRMDEVIFEEFKGTGNMEIYLDRHLSEKRVFPAIDINRTGTRKEDLLLPDDVLNRVWILRKILAPMSPIDSMEFLLDKMRGTKSNKDFLNAMGK, encoded by the coding sequence ATGCGCAAAAAGAAAACGTCTTCCACACTGTTGTCCGACAGCGCCCTCAGTTTGACGGATCTCAAAACCCGCAGCATGCAGGAGCTCATGGACCTGGCCGAGCAGTACGAAATTGAAAACGCCAGTTCCATGCGCAAGCAGGAACTTATCTTCGCCCTGCTTTCTACCTGTGCCTCGCAGAACGGCACCATTTACGGCGACGGCGTGCTGGAAATTCTGCCCGACGGCTTTGGCTTTTTGCGCTCGCCGCTGTGCAGTTATATGCCCGGTCCGGACGACATCTATGTTTCGCCCTCACAGATCCGCCGGTTTTCTTTGCGCAAAGGCGACATTGTTTCGGGGCAGATCCGCCCGCCCAAGGAGGGCGAACGCTACTTCGCGCTGCTCAAGGTCACGGAAATCGGCTTTGAACCCCCGGAACACGCCAAAAATCTTGTCCTTTTTGACAACCTCACCCCCATCTATCCCGACCACCAGCTCGTCATGGAAAATGGCGAGAAAAACCTTTCCAACCGCGTCATCGACCTCATGGCCCCCATTGGACGCGGTCAACGCGGGCTCATCGTGGCCCCGCCGCGCACGGGCAAGACCATTTTGCTGCAATCTCTGGCCAATGCCATCAACGCCAACAGCCCTGAAGTCTACCTCATCGTGCTGCTCATTGACGAGCGCCCGGAAGAGGTGACGGATATGGAACGCACCGTGCAGAAGGCCGAGGTCATCAGCTCCACCTTTGACGAACCGCCGCAGCGCCACGTTCAGGTCTGTGAAATGGTGCTGGAAAAGGCCAAACGCCTGGTAGAACGCAAGCGCGATGTGGTCATTCTGCTGGATTCCATCACCCGTCTGGGCCGGGCCTACAACGCAGTCACGCCCTCGTCCGGCCGCGTGCTTTCCGGCGGCCTGGACGCCAACGCCCTGCAGCGCCCCAAACGCTTTTTCGGCGCAGCCCGCAATATTGAAGAAGGCGGCAGCCTGACCATCATCGCCACCGCCCTTATCGACACGGGTTCGCGCATGGACGAAGTGATCTTTGAGGAATTCAAGGGCACGGGCAATATGGAAATCTATCTGGACCGCCACCTTTCAGAAAAGCGCGTCTTCCCGGCCATTGACATCAACCGCACGGGCACCCGCAAGGAAGACCTGCTCCTGCCCGACGACGTACTCAACCGGGTCTGGATTCTGCGCAAGATTCTGGCCCCCATGTCGCCCATCGACAGCATGGAATTTCTGCTGGACAAAATGCGCGGCACCAAGTCCAACAAGGACTTTCTCAACGCCATGGGCAAATAG
- a CDS encoding CarD family transcriptional regulator, which yields MFTSDDLVVYPAQGVGKIERVDSQVIGGVACEFYIVRIQANNVTLMVPVNNAAHVGLRKLTPPDRAQEILDALRAQTEKTVYTGQNWNRRFREYSERLKSPELAVVAGVLRELLLIGRGKELSFGERRLQEQAMSLVTGELAQVLGLDEDAIRDELLEIYAPPALPEAASH from the coding sequence ATGTTCACTTCCGACGATCTCGTGGTATACCCGGCCCAGGGTGTGGGCAAAATAGAACGCGTAGACAGCCAGGTTATCGGTGGTGTGGCCTGCGAGTTCTATATTGTACGCATTCAGGCCAACAACGTCACGCTGATGGTCCCCGTGAACAACGCCGCCCATGTGGGCCTGCGTAAGCTCACGCCGCCGGACCGCGCGCAGGAGATCCTGGACGCCCTGCGCGCCCAGACGGAAAAGACCGTTTACACCGGGCAGAACTGGAACCGCCGCTTCCGCGAATATTCCGAACGCCTCAAAAGCCCGGAGCTGGCTGTGGTGGCTGGGGTGCTGCGCGAGCTGCTGCTCATCGGCCGCGGCAAGGAGCTTTCGTTCGGCGAACGCCGCCTGCAGGAACAGGCCATGAGCTTGGTGACCGGCGAGCTGGCCCAGGTGCTGGGGCTTGACGAAGACGCCATTCGCGATGAGCTGCTGGAAATCTACGCCCCGCCGGCTCTGCCGGAGGCGGCTTCGCACTGA
- the pth gene encoding aminoacyl-tRNA hydrolase has protein sequence MDYEGLLAGLGNPGQRYAGTRHNFGFALADALLDKARQDGQAEALNGGKFSCELWRARLPQLGGWWLVAKPQTFMNCSGQSVQPLLAWHRLPPEVLVVAHDELDIPAGQLRFKRGGGNAGHNGLKSITEQLGTPDFYRLRLGIGRPPHQGEVTNWVLGRPDAADAARMSTALPLALDVLCAFAAKGLEAATRLARQAGT, from the coding sequence ATGGACTATGAAGGACTGCTGGCGGGCCTTGGCAACCCCGGCCAACGCTACGCCGGCACCCGTCACAACTTTGGCTTTGCCCTGGCGGACGCCCTGCTGGACAAGGCCCGGCAGGATGGCCAGGCGGAGGCCCTCAACGGCGGCAAGTTTTCCTGCGAACTGTGGCGGGCGCGCCTGCCGCAACTGGGGGGCTGGTGGCTGGTGGCCAAGCCCCAGACCTTCATGAACTGCAGTGGTCAGAGCGTACAGCCTCTGCTGGCCTGGCACCGCCTGCCGCCGGAAGTGCTGGTGGTGGCCCACGATGAGCTGGACATTCCGGCGGGCCAGCTGCGCTTCAAGCGCGGCGGCGGCAATGCCGGGCACAACGGCCTCAAATCCATCACAGAACAGCTGGGCACGCCGGATTTCTATCGCCTGCGCCTGGGCATCGGTCGTCCTCCGCACCAGGGCGAAGTCACCAACTGGGTGCTGGGCCGCCCCGATGCGGCCGACGCCGCGCGCATGAGCACAGCCCTGCCCCTGGCCCTGGATGTGCTTTGCGCCTTTGCAGCCAAGGGGCTGGAGGCGGCCACGCGCCTGGCCCGCCAGGCCGGGACGTAA